In the genome of Xanthocytophaga agilis, one region contains:
- a CDS encoding ankyrin repeat domain-containing protein: protein MIFLSEKDKRDGHKLLESIQCKQIDNVKEMLESGISPVKKQSLFQSLDSPLVCSVQTRSLELVKLLLDYGAPVNEKGKRKTTALEYACFFEEAEIAKVLLEHKADIIFFKTIYQADSALYYNNEKIIRLLMIYQVDPIPLLEAHHYRLSLPVLNLLIEGVGHRVPKYILDFWERLKATERKYGKC, encoded by the coding sequence ATGATATTCCTGAGTGAAAAAGATAAACGAGATGGCCACAAGCTATTAGAGTCTATTCAGTGTAAGCAAATAGATAATGTCAAAGAGATGCTTGAGTCTGGAATAAGTCCTGTCAAGAAACAGAGTTTATTTCAATCTCTTGATTCGCCTTTGGTCTGTAGTGTACAAACCAGATCTCTAGAATTAGTTAAGTTGCTACTTGACTATGGGGCTCCGGTTAATGAGAAGGGAAAGAGAAAAACAACAGCTTTGGAATATGCCTGTTTTTTTGAAGAAGCGGAAATCGCAAAAGTTCTACTTGAACATAAAGCTGATATCATTTTTTTTAAAACTATCTATCAGGCGGACAGTGCTCTCTATTATAATAACGAGAAAATCATCAGGCTTCTAATGATTTATCAGGTTGATCCTATCCCTTTACTAGAAGCACATCATTATAGGCTAAGTTTACCTGTTCTAAATCTTTTGATTGAGGGTGTTGGTCATCGGGTTCCAAAGTATATTTTAGATTTTTGGGAGAGACTAAAGGCAACTGAAAGAAAATATGGAAAGTGCTGA
- a CDS encoding PEP/pyruvate-binding domain-containing protein: MLGKGANLGELSLIEGICVLDGFCISTEAFKKVIDATPLVSELLAKLSLMKLGDQEQIHKYSSEIRRAFEEITIPEKIQEGLTRHLTRFGENNAFAIRSSATAEDLPTASFAGQQDTYLNIIGKEAILQHISKCWASLFSERAITYHLQNGFDHHTVYLSVIVQKMVFPQAAGIMVTANPVSGNRKVVSIDASFGLGEALVSGLVNADVYKVRNGQITNTKISNKQLAIYALPTGGTKQREIELDLQNQQVLTNDHILQLEHIADIRSKPILATLRISNGVW; this comes from the coding sequence TTGTTGGGGAAAGGTGCAAATCTGGGTGAACTTTCCCTTATTGAAGGAATATGTGTACTTGACGGCTTTTGTATTTCGACAGAAGCGTTCAAGAAAGTTATTGACGCAACGCCATTGGTCAGCGAATTACTGGCTAAGCTTTCGCTTATGAAGCTGGGAGATCAGGAGCAAATCCATAAATATAGCAGTGAAATTCGCAGAGCCTTCGAAGAAATAACCATCCCGGAGAAAATTCAGGAAGGGCTTACGCGTCATCTTACAAGGTTTGGAGAAAACAATGCCTTTGCTATTAGATCCAGTGCCACAGCAGAGGATTTACCGACGGCTTCTTTTGCGGGTCAGCAGGATACCTATCTGAACATAATCGGGAAGGAGGCCATCTTACAACACATCAGTAAGTGCTGGGCATCATTGTTTAGTGAGAGAGCTATTACCTATCACCTGCAAAACGGGTTCGACCACCATACAGTATATCTTTCTGTAATAGTCCAAAAAATGGTTTTCCCACAGGCAGCAGGTATTATGGTTACTGCCAACCCCGTCAGTGGCAACAGAAAGGTAGTATCCATTGATGCCAGCTTCGGACTGGGAGAGGCACTGGTCTCTGGCCTTGTGAATGCAGATGTATATAAGGTACGTAATGGACAGATTACTAACACGAAAATATCCAACAAGCAGTTGGCTATCTATGCGTTGCCAACAGGAGGTACAAAACAACGGGAAATTGAGCTGGATCTCCAAAACCAGCAAGTGCTGACGAACGATCACATTCTGCAGCTTGAGCATATCGCGGACATAAGATCGAAGCCCATTTTGGCCACCCTCAGGATATCGAATGGTGTCTGGTAG
- a CDS encoding AraC family transcriptional regulator: MNSNKIHSCHLGPEISPEQFITEHFFLYLLEGSMIAYDGQNTYTIQPGDPLLARKNHLIRYTKHKNNSVFRKVVITLEKPFLVNFLERHDIDVYSTQNTNSLLFLPDSTLLQSYIKSLEPYYTQQEEIEKGFEDVKREELLLILLKTIPELKDILFNFAIPDKIDLEEFMNRNFRFNVSLDRFAYMTGRSLSTFKRDFQKIFGSTPGTWLTRKRLEEAYFRIKSEGAKPGDIYYELGFEDFSHFSFAFRKQFGIRPTALLHYSDSTQ; the protein is encoded by the coding sequence GTGAATTCCAATAAAATACATTCCTGTCATCTGGGTCCAGAGATTTCTCCTGAGCAGTTTATTACCGAGCATTTCTTCTTGTATCTGCTTGAGGGATCGATGATTGCCTATGATGGACAAAATACCTATACCATACAGCCGGGCGATCCACTACTCGCCCGGAAAAATCATCTCATTCGATACACCAAACACAAAAACAACAGTGTATTTAGAAAAGTGGTCATTACCTTGGAAAAGCCTTTTCTGGTGAATTTTCTTGAGCGGCACGACATTGATGTATATTCCACTCAAAATACCAATTCACTCTTGTTCTTACCTGATAGTACCCTACTTCAAAGTTATATAAAGTCTCTTGAGCCATATTACACACAACAGGAAGAAATAGAGAAAGGCTTTGAAGATGTAAAACGGGAAGAACTGCTTCTAATTTTATTAAAAACCATCCCAGAACTGAAGGACATCCTTTTTAACTTTGCGATACCTGACAAGATTGATCTGGAAGAGTTTATGAACCGCAACTTTCGGTTTAATGTGAGCCTCGACCGGTTTGCCTATATGACAGGCAGAAGCTTGTCTACGTTTAAAAGAGATTTCCAGAAAATTTTTGGAAGTACTCCTGGCACTTGGCTTACCCGCAAACGCCTGGAAGAAGCCTATTTCCGTATCAAAAGCGAAGGTGCCAAGCCGGGTGATATCTATTATGAACTAGGCTTTGAAGACTTTTCACACTTCTCTTTTGCCTTTAGGAAACAGTTTGGTATCAGACCTACCGCATTGCTTCATTACTCCGATAGTACCCAATAA
- a CDS encoding ester cyclase translates to MAQFVNHSAPAGAKPGKEGMLYTFKQGLRPAFPDLKVTIHEQIAEGDLVTTRKTITGTQTGTLLGIAPTGKKITIEVIDIVRVKNGKYYEHWGVNTFPTVLTQLAQK, encoded by the coding sequence ATGGCTCAGTTTGTGAACCACTCCGCTCCGGCCGGAGCTAAGCCAGGTAAAGAAGGGATGTTGTATACCTTCAAGCAGGGCCTCAGACCAGCATTTCCGGATCTGAAAGTAACTATACATGAGCAAATAGCAGAAGGTGATCTGGTCACCACACGAAAAACAATCACAGGTACACAGACAGGTACTTTGCTAGGTATCGCTCCTACAGGAAAGAAAATTACCATCGAGGTGATTGATATTGTCAGAGTTAAAAACGGAAAATACTATGAGCATTGGGGTGTCAATACCTTCCCAACTGTTCTAACGCAGCTAGCTCAAAAATGA
- a CDS encoding AraC family transcriptional regulator, whose protein sequence is MQLNHNDSYHFGVPVEQSGNFELMQVMQANISTNITLSKLVFLCHMSLSTFKRIFEQVYHMAPNKWLLDRKMEMAANLLRRKKSKPSEVSLEIGYENHSSFSKAFRRIYGITPKEYQDQL, encoded by the coding sequence ATGCAACTCAACCACAACGACTCCTATCATTTTGGAGTTCCAGTAGAACAATCAGGAAATTTTGAACTAATGCAGGTGATGCAAGCAAATATAAGCACCAATATAACGCTGAGTAAACTGGTATTTCTCTGTCATATGAGTCTGTCAACTTTTAAACGGATATTTGAACAGGTCTACCATATGGCTCCTAACAAGTGGTTGCTGGATCGGAAAATGGAAATGGCTGCAAATCTGTTACGCCGCAAAAAAAGTAAACCCAGTGAAGTATCGCTGGAAATAGGATATGAGAATCATTCCAGCTTCTCCAAAGCCTTTCGCCGTATATATGGAATCACCCCCAAAGAATACCAGGACCAACTTTGA
- a CDS encoding DUF7619 domain-containing protein, which translates to MRKYLRLYFLSVSFCLVCTSVLWGQQYSFKKQIGTTVTIHPNGIAIDKNGYIYVTSRWGSVSKLNADGRLLSFFGRKGNGDGELSAPKGIATDQNGYVYIADVGNHRIQKFDKNGNFLMKFGSLGSLAGQFNSPQAVFVDKHDNIWVADTKNNRIQKFDKNGNFLMKIGQSGSENGEFNNPVDINLDANGNICVVDSGNFCLQKFDPEGKFLKRFGSDVSAGGASAVARKIVTDSEGNIWVTDRSKFYVRKFDGDGNLIQEVELKGSKLSTPIPALEIAIDSKGRFWTMDSYSSIYVNNANGDLLFTRGLNTLGDNSDGIFGFEPRGVTTDIYNNIWVTDQENSRIQKFDKNGNFLMKFGSRGSGDGQFQGPIRMAIDRKNNIWVVDYNNYRIQKFDANGRFLLKTGSKGSGNGQFNQPYGFDFDENGNVWVTDIENNCIQKFSADGKFLQKVRSYFSAENSSSETQFLYPRDIEIDWEGNIWVADQTYRITKFDKNGNFLMKFGSSGSGDGQFGYGPIEGITTDMQNNLWVADSFNGRLQKFDRNGRFLTKINLPAGIVVRDVAVDKFGNVFSTSYFDVLIFSTDELVSFIKGRVYVDENQNCTFDGIDKPHSDIVITTQPGQYYGITDQNGNYEIVVDTGTYTVSPVWDTQKGIRIQPTCPVTNISPAITLNKGDMVTNIDFASKVIKTPYLISSVSSDRRRRCFASNTVINYSNSGYADAVNAKIYIKLPQHVVFKAADKPYTIDKDSNYVFNIDTIKANQPGTIHIIDSVACVANIRGLTQCTKVWITPSNNYTLPDDSRWDKSDIVLTGKCIENGRVQIVIKNIGQAMADSAEFRILLNAQLAFRKNYKLIVGDSLVLKIPANGKTVRLEADQRPDHPRKSQTNLTIEGCVASSSDVVSEGYVDVLPQDDAEPEVAIQCMQIIDSFDPNDKQVSPAGTPGYHYTPTNTELKYTIRFQNTGTDYAYNVTIIDTLSEYLDIATLQIGAVSHAYKLDITGKGRPILTWIFPTINLPDSTRDQAGSNGFIQFTIKPKTNLAEKTHIENYADIFFDYNDPVRTNTTANVLYDVPPVIAEENKLAEKGLLFLIPTISNFTPEQAQVGEQLTITGTNYQTVLSDNSVKINGVRASVVSATETQLIVTVPAGVTAGRVSVTTPGGTATSEAEFVMKPTANEQPQWSRPIVISPNPTDGRFTIDFSKTAVQIQTIEIYNHLGQRISSQTISKGSTGKEVDLSYNGAGIYLIVFKTDKGNSTRKLIIK; encoded by the coding sequence ATGCGTAAATATTTACGACTGTATTTCTTATCTGTATCTTTCTGTCTTGTCTGCACTTCAGTTCTTTGGGGGCAACAATATTCTTTTAAAAAGCAAATTGGTACCACCGTAACTATACACCCTAATGGAATTGCCATTGATAAGAATGGTTATATATATGTGACAAGCCGATGGGGGTCTGTCTCAAAATTAAATGCTGATGGAAGGTTATTATCTTTTTTCGGTAGAAAAGGGAATGGAGATGGTGAATTGAGTGCACCCAAAGGAATTGCTACAGACCAAAATGGATATGTATATATTGCAGATGTAGGCAATCATCGCATTCAAAAATTTGATAAGAATGGTAATTTTTTGATGAAGTTTGGCTCACTGGGTAGTCTGGCGGGGCAATTTAATAGTCCTCAGGCAGTATTTGTGGATAAGCATGATAATATCTGGGTGGCTGATACTAAAAATAACCGTATTCAGAAATTTGATAAAAACGGTAATTTTTTAATGAAGATAGGCCAGAGTGGCTCGGAAAATGGAGAATTTAATAATCCCGTTGATATAAATCTAGATGCTAACGGAAATATCTGTGTAGTTGATTCTGGGAACTTCTGCCTTCAGAAATTTGATCCAGAAGGTAAATTTTTGAAGAGATTTGGTTCGGATGTATCCGCTGGTGGTGCATCCGCAGTTGCTAGGAAGATAGTAACAGATTCCGAAGGAAACATCTGGGTAACAGATCGAAGCAAATTTTATGTTCGAAAGTTTGATGGTGATGGTAATTTGATTCAGGAGGTTGAATTGAAGGGAAGTAAATTATCTACGCCTATACCTGCATTAGAGATTGCTATTGATAGTAAAGGTCGTTTCTGGACTATGGATAGTTATAGTTCTATTTATGTAAATAATGCGAATGGCGATCTTTTGTTTACTCGTGGACTTAATACATTAGGAGATAATTCAGATGGCATCTTTGGGTTTGAGCCACGAGGTGTAACTACAGATATTTACAACAATATCTGGGTTACAGATCAGGAAAATAGCCGCATTCAAAAATTTGATAAGAATGGTAATTTTTTAATGAAGTTTGGCTCTCGAGGATCAGGAGATGGACAGTTTCAAGGACCGATCCGCATGGCTATAGATCGTAAAAACAATATTTGGGTTGTTGATTACAATAACTATCGTATTCAAAAGTTTGATGCCAATGGGAGATTTTTGCTTAAGACAGGCTCGAAAGGTTCAGGAAATGGACAATTTAATCAACCTTATGGCTTTGATTTTGACGAGAATGGAAATGTCTGGGTGACAGATATAGAGAATAACTGTATCCAGAAATTCTCTGCTGATGGTAAGTTTCTACAGAAGGTAAGATCTTATTTCTCTGCAGAGAATAGTTCATCTGAAACACAGTTTCTATACCCAAGGGATATAGAAATAGACTGGGAGGGGAATATCTGGGTTGCGGATCAAACTTATCGTATAACAAAATTTGATAAGAATGGTAATTTTTTAATGAAGTTTGGTTCTTCAGGATCAGGAGACGGACAGTTCGGATATGGACCAATCGAAGGTATAACAACTGATATGCAGAATAATCTTTGGGTAGCAGATTCATTCAATGGTCGGCTTCAAAAATTTGATCGTAATGGAAGATTCTTAACGAAGATAAACTTACCAGCTGGAATAGTAGTAAGAGATGTGGCAGTAGATAAATTTGGAAACGTTTTTAGTACCTCTTACTTTGATGTATTGATTTTTTCAACTGATGAGTTAGTTTCCTTTATAAAAGGCAGAGTGTATGTAGATGAAAACCAGAATTGTACCTTTGATGGAATAGATAAGCCACATTCTGATATCGTAATAACTACCCAACCAGGTCAATATTATGGTATTACAGACCAGAATGGAAATTATGAAATTGTAGTAGATACAGGTACCTATACAGTTAGCCCGGTCTGGGATACTCAAAAAGGTATCAGAATACAACCTACCTGTCCGGTTACCAACATTTCGCCTGCTATCACCCTTAACAAAGGAGATATGGTTACTAATATAGATTTTGCCAGCAAAGTAATCAAAACCCCTTATTTGATCAGTAGTGTAAGTTCAGATCGTCGTCGTCGTTGTTTTGCCAGTAATACAGTTATTAACTACTCCAATAGTGGGTATGCAGATGCTGTCAATGCGAAGATCTATATAAAGCTACCTCAGCATGTTGTGTTTAAGGCTGCTGATAAGCCATATACCATTGACAAAGACTCAAACTATGTCTTCAACATTGATACTATCAAAGCTAATCAGCCAGGTACGATACATATCATTGATTCAGTAGCATGTGTGGCTAATATAAGAGGTTTAACACAATGTACTAAAGTTTGGATCACCCCTTCCAATAATTATACCTTACCTGATGACTCTCGGTGGGATAAGTCGGATATTGTGCTGACAGGTAAGTGTATTGAAAATGGTAGGGTACAGATTGTGATTAAGAATATTGGTCAGGCAATGGCTGATAGTGCTGAGTTCAGGATATTGTTGAATGCTCAGTTAGCTTTTCGGAAGAACTATAAGTTAATAGTAGGCGATAGTTTGGTATTGAAAATTCCTGCGAATGGCAAAACGGTTCGTCTTGAGGCAGATCAAAGGCCCGATCATCCCCGTAAATCCCAAACCAATCTGACCATTGAGGGTTGTGTGGCTTCTAGCAGTGATGTAGTTAGCGAGGGGTATGTGGATGTGTTGCCTCAGGATGATGCAGAACCCGAAGTGGCTATACAGTGTATGCAAATCATTGACTCATTTGACCCAAATGATAAGCAGGTTAGTCCGGCAGGAACCCCTGGTTACCATTATACACCTACAAATACAGAATTAAAGTATACGATCCGCTTTCAGAATACAGGTACAGATTATGCCTATAATGTTACTATAATTGATACGCTGTCTGAGTATTTGGATATAGCTACTCTGCAAATAGGGGCTGTCTCTCATGCCTATAAATTGGATATTACTGGCAAAGGGCGTCCAATATTAACATGGATATTTCCTACTATCAACCTTCCCGACAGTACTCGTGATCAGGCTGGGAGTAATGGATTCATTCAGTTTACTATCAAACCTAAAACCAATCTGGCTGAAAAGACACATATTGAAAATTATGCTGATATCTTCTTTGACTACAATGATCCGGTACGTACCAATACTACTGCTAATGTGCTCTATGATGTACCTCCTGTGATAGCTGAAGAAAATAAGTTGGCTGAAAAAGGACTATTATTTTTGATCCCTACCATCAGCAACTTTACACCTGAACAGGCACAGGTGGGGGAACAGCTAACCATTACTGGTACTAATTACCAAACTGTATTATCCGACAATAGTGTAAAGATAAATGGTGTAAGAGCCTCTGTTGTGTCAGCAACAGAAACACAATTGATAGTGACTGTTCCTGCAGGAGTGACAGCAGGTAGGGTAAGTGTAACTACACCAGGTGGAACCGCTACCAGCGAGGCTGAGTTTGTGATGAAACCTACTGCTAATGAGCAACCCCAATGGAGTCGACCAATTGTGATTTCTCCAAACCCAACCGATGGACGGTTTACAATAGACTTCTCGAAGACAGCTGTTCAAATTCAGACTATTGAGATATACAATCACTTGGGACAACGGATCAGTTCACAAACCATTTCAAAAGGAAGTACTGGAAAAGAGGTAGACCTCTCATATAATGGAGCAGGAATATATTTAATTGTCTTCAAAACTGACAAAGGAAATTCTACCCGTAAGTTGATTATCAAATAG
- a CDS encoding helix-turn-helix domain-containing protein: MHEAVARKAGLSGTDHKYLGFLIEKEQITAGEFSTLTGLTTGAVTGLIDRFEKKDL, encoded by the coding sequence ATGCACGAAGCAGTTGCCCGAAAGGCAGGTCTTTCAGGAACTGATCATAAGTATCTGGGTTTTCTGATCGAGAAAGAGCAAATAACAGCTGGTGAGTTCTCCACGCTGACAGGCCTCACTACTGGTGCAGTGACAGGCTTAATAGACAGGTTTGAAAAGAAAGATCTGTAA
- a CDS encoding DUF3592 domain-containing protein has protein sequence MLKSKQSSGLGKFIVVVLASAIIFLLIQGIFILWDKYQSYKYRRILENLQVVTGLVTDKHDYKGLGIDIEYEVEGQNYTYKPAISNQTYERYQVGDTISVTICKSEPSLALLTLNINNKEKLRRFLGEDTTNYLNTHKTK, from the coding sequence ATGTTAAAGTCTAAACAATCATCTGGACTTGGTAAATTTATAGTAGTAGTTTTGGCCTCTGCTATTATTTTTCTATTGATACAGGGTATTTTCATTTTATGGGATAAGTATCAATCCTATAAATACAGGCGTATTTTAGAAAATCTACAAGTAGTCACAGGGCTCGTAACAGATAAACATGATTATAAAGGCTTGGGAATTGATATTGAATATGAAGTAGAAGGCCAAAACTATACATACAAACCCGCAATAAGTAATCAAACCTATGAACGTTATCAGGTTGGTGACACCATTTCGGTAACAATTTGCAAATCAGAACCTTCACTTGCCTTATTAACATTAAATATCAACAATAAAGAAAAACTCAGACGGTTTCTTGGTGAGGATACTACTAACTATTTGAATACCCATAAAACTAAGTAA
- a CDS encoding PEP/pyruvate-binding domain-containing protein, whose product MEAHFGHPQDIEWCLVDDTFYIVQSREITTLFPIPDATDSENHVYVSVGHQQMMTDPMKPLGLSFWQMTTPRPMAVAGGRLFVDITQELASPERRNVMVNATKRIQDGQRIRVNGTEGYIEIL is encoded by the coding sequence ATCGAAGCCCATTTTGGCCACCCTCAGGATATCGAATGGTGTCTGGTAGATGATACATTTTATATTGTTCAGAGCCGGGAAATTACTACCTTATTTCCCATCCCTGACGCAACAGATTCCGAAAATCATGTATATGTATCAGTAGGCCACCAACAAATGATGACTGATCCAATGAAGCCCCTGGGATTGTCTTTCTGGCAGATGACAACACCCCGACCGATGGCTGTAGCTGGCGGAAGGTTGTTTGTGGATATCACACAGGAACTAGCTTCTCCTGAGAGAAGAAATGTAATGGTAAATGCTACCAAACGTATCCAAGATGGTCAGCGCATCCGTGTGAACGGAACAGAGGGATATATAGAAATTCTGTGA